The sequence below is a genomic window from Alphaproteobacteria bacterium.
CAGCGCGTCGTGAATGACCACATCGGCCTGCGACAGGGCATGGTGGGCCAGCAGGGTCAACAGTCCCGGATCGCCGGGACCGGCGCCGACCAGCCACACCGTGCCGGGGGCGATGTCGGGAAAGCGGGTCATTTGCCCCACGGCATGATGGGAACGCTGGAAATGGCGTTCTTGGGCGAGCCCTCGATCACCCGGTCGGAATAGACCAGATAGACCAGCACGTTGCGCTTCTTGTCCAGAAAGCGCACCACCTGCATGGTCTTGAACAGCAAGGACGTGTCTTGCTTGAAGACGGTTTCGCCGTTCTTGAATTCCTTGACGATGCTGATCGGCCCCACCTGGCGGCAGGCGATCGAGGCGTCCGAAGGATCTTCGGCCAGTCCCAACCCACCCGAAATGCCGCCTTGCTTGGCGCGGCTGAGGTGGCAGGTCACCCCCTCGACCTTGGGATCGTCGAAGGCCTCGATGACGATCTTGGAGTTGGGTCCCAGGAATTTGAAGACGGTGCTGACTTCGCCGATTTCCTCGGCTTGGGCGGGAAGGGATAAAAGCAGCAGACCGGCAAGCAGGGGCAGGGTTTTCATGTTCATCTCAGTGTTTGCGGTTGCGGGCGACAGCATTCAATATAGGCACAAATGAGCCAAATGCGAAAAGGATGGACGACAGGGGCATGCGCGGCGGCGGCGGCCAAGGCGGCGGCGGCCTTTCTTCAAACGGGCCAATGGCCCGATTCGGTTGAAATTCGCCTGCCCAAGGGCGTTCAAACCCAATTTCCCGTGGCGGTGAAAGATGCTGGGGCGGGATGGGCCATGGCGGGCGTGGTCAAGGATGCGGGCGACGATCCCGACGTGACCCACGGCGCCCTGATCCTGGCCCGAGTGGAGCAGGGGCTGCCCGGTTGCGGACTTATCTTCAAGGCGGGCCAAGGGGTGGGGGTGGCGACCTTGCCGGGCCTGCCCATCGCCATCGGAGAGCCTGCCGTCACGCCCGGCCCGCGCGCCCAGATCGCTGCGAATCTGGCCGAATTCGGCCAAGATTTCATCGTCACCCTGTCCATTCCAGGCGGTGAGGCGTTGGCGAAACAGACCATGAATGCGCGCCTGGGCGTTGTGGGCG
It includes:
- a CDS encoding CreA family protein is translated as MKTLPLLAGLLLLSLPAQAEEIGEVSTVFKFLGPNSKIVIEAFDDPKVEGVTCHLSRAKQGGISGGLGLAEDPSDASIACRQVGPISIVKEFKNGETVFKQDTSLLFKTMQVVRFLDKKRNVLVYLVYSDRVIEGSPKNAISSVPIMPWGK